gGTAGTGtgtcgaatattccatcagagatgtacctgcaaaacaagtaatatgaggaaaattcttttacttggcattcgttggttggttgcatatagttgttgtactgatcttcactagaaagtggagcaggagtagggtacaactatagcgcgtgggtaggcgggtgctagcttcaagcatactacttaagcttagcattagacgtatttcagttagacgaccttgtctaatgaaatcaaacatccccgtctaataacatagtgcattagaccgcctagtctaatggaattagacttacgtctaattacaatcacttcagactaatatgaaggagttagacttacgtctaactttcaccaattagattacacgtctaattgttacaaaccattagactgcacgtctaactccactgagttagactgcacgtctaattccggttctacctcagactaatcggaaggagttagacttacgtctaactttcactaattatactacacgtctaatcattcactaaccattagactgcacatctaactccactgagttagactgcacgtgtaattctagttctaccttagacttgtctgaaggagttagacttacgtctaactttcacattccaatAGATTGCACGTCGAACTCtgcttagttagactgcacgtctaattccaattacattagactgcacgtctaactccgctgagttagactgcacgtctaattccaaatatattagactacacgtctaactccgttgagttagactacacgtctaattccgcaaatatattagactgcacgtctaattccgcaaatatattagactgcacgtctaactccactgtgttagactgcatgtctaattccgcaaatatattagactgcacgtctaactccactaagttagactacacgtctaattccgtagatctattagaccacacgtctaattccgtagatctattagaccacacgtctaattctgtgcatctaatgccaaaatcggtctaatgagcctcattagagccaagtcttatcgaattatgatttcgatacacctgcatcaaaacgcataagtcatttcatcatcaaaattccaatggttaaattatttcaacacttagtcaaaataatttgacccgacaatttccccctttttgatgaagaaattgaaaacctgcatatatatataccaaaatatgcattcatcatataaataaacaaaccttATTCACTTACATCACGTTTCACAAATTTCCAAGACCAATATTCAAAACatcatcaaagaaacattgttcAAAAAGACTTAAACAAAGTAAGAGAAAAGAagttattgttcttcccttttaactcgaggatcggtttgGCTCATGACTTGACCGGGTAGCATATTCAGAAACGGAGGAAAACTGCGACCACCATGACCGCTTCCACTTGatctaccaccacgatcaccgccaTTTGCACGACCTCTTTGATCAGAGCCAGATAGCCTACCACGACCACCACCACTACTCCGGCCTCCACGATCACCGccgcttcgacctccgcctctcttggttggcctaggattatcATCGTTACTTGGAGCTCATCTGGATCTAGTGCCGGTTGACATACCGtcacttcttctacttgactcgcCTTGGGTGATTCGAGGTTGATCTCTTTTAGCATTAGCTTTTGCattctcctttgcttgaaacttccttgcaatagagtcagcaaattcctgccattcaccatcatttcttcttaAACAAccttgaatttccaccatctgattcttcactaGACTGAATTCATCCAAAGTCTCCCTATGACGgtcatcattgatgtgcctttcaaggtccatcatttcagattgGCGGCTGAAGagattcttttcaaacttggaGAAGTTGAAATTTGAGAcgtgagtctcatacgtgttcttcttcaaagtgttatctAATTCAGTAAGAACTTTGATAACTTCGGCAaaatcctttctttcttcttcctgggTGTTCAAGGCCTTTATAATGCTCTTCTGAAAAGATGAGAGCACAAAAGTCATAGACTTTAAAAGCTTGTTACCCTCAGTAGAGgattcttcatttgatgaatTCTCTGAGGATTCTTAATTTGATGAATTCTCTTGAGACTCTGTTGCCATACTCTGAATCGGTTCAAAATTTGTATGAATCTGCAtggattgctccggttgatcCTTCTCATCTACCTTAGCAGCTTCATTATGCTCCTCTTCTAATATTTCCCTTtctcagctctctgaaatctttcataAAGATCACCAGAGTAATGGAGAGGATTGTTGACATTTtcatgaacacttcccacaatgGTGTTGGGGAATAGAAGGGGCCTTGCATAACTTGCGTattgatcctgttcctcctcagatgaggaactttcttcttcaacatccTTATCTTTGGAGGGGTCCCCATCAGATATGATAATCTCTGGCTGAGTAACCTCAACCACCTTTTCTTGGGCTTCCTCTGTTCTCAAAACAGGGGATATTACAGaattttcttcaataggagcttgagCAGCTTCCTCAATCACATCTTCTtcaatcacttcttcttcatttgtttcAAGAGCTTGTTTAGGCTCTTGAACAATTACTTCTTCTTCATGAGGATTCTCTTGAATGGGTTGATCCAGAATATGTATTTCTtcagcagaaagattcccgaattcaaATAGAAGAGCATCATCTAGCTCATCGgcatcatcatcagcatcaaGGATATCCAtcggttcatcatcatcaaatggTTTTGCACCAGAGCAATTTGCGCCATGAACGTATCGGGAAGCAACTGAGACGTAATTGTCCATGATATCATCCAACCTCTTTAACACTTTCACTTCAATTTCAGAACCTTTCTCAACAGGGTTGAAATTagcctttctggcttcaagaattGAGAACAAAGCTCTTCCACATAAGCATGCTTCAACGAGATCTTTTTTCTTCAGAGCTTCAGCCACCTCTGAAGTTTTAGCCCACTTGAGAACTTTCTTCTCATTGGCTACACGCTTCTTCCACTCTCGGGTTAATGCAGAATTTGACAGGGTTTCATTGTACTTGGAAGACAATCTTTCTAgggaccatgattcaaaaaATGTCAACTTTTCAGCCGTAATGAATTTAACTTGATCTAACACGAGGTCAACAATGcctgttgcctccgatacttcTTCAGGAACTGGAGTTGCAAtatctttaccttttccaacaacctcgacgggttttggagcaggtCTGGGTTCACTAAAATAATTCCACATGTCTGCCTTGCGGAACGCATCAATTCGTATGCCGATTGGGGTTTCTTGCACAGCTCGGCAGGGAGCTCTACACGAGTAACCTTCCCGGCTACTAAAGAGTCTTTTTCAGCAGATTCActagcaacaagggtaagaacaacaccttgttctggttgagcaCTTTCTGTAGCACCTACGGctacttgatcaggttgagCAACATGAGACTCAATCCTGTTAgcattttcaatatttggaccaactgACTCAACAACGGGCCCTTCAGAAGTTTCTTTCAATGGAGAAAAAAcagattcatcttgttccactACAGGAACATCCAACTTAGGCACAGTGGCCAAAGATTTAGAGGAGGTTACCTTCaatgatttagacgcgcggggcgcctttgtcttcttttCTTTTGAGACACTAGATCTCGAAGTCTTTCTCAAGATGGTTGCCGGAGAAGATAGAGAGGACATgggagttgcagcaagtacgcctggaccttgccttAATCTTGAATCAACTAATTCGGAGTCCTTCTTGGTGGAGCTTTTCAAACTGGAGGAACttgcctccgattcattcattGTCTTCAATCTCTTTGCCCTTATTGACATAACATAAGCAGACGATTGTTTGGAACGAGCAGAAGATTTACCACCTGTTTGAAAACTAGATGCACCAGAGGCACATTCCatgttgttcttcatccttatTAGGGTACTAGCGACTGTAAGGGTTGAGAATACTCTCGGAGAGTTGATCGGCTCAGGTTCACCcacaggaacccccaaatgctccatcaatcgactcagttgagccgcatacgttatgctttccttgaTTGCTTGACAGATCGAAAAGCAAAGGTTCTAGAAAAGGGTAgatgcccagtttacctggattccctttgagatggcgcacatatagtcgaaacggtcttgactatagagatggaaggagCCAGATTTCCCTTGGAGCGCTTTTTCTACCACGTCGTTCAGAAGAATGAAATGAGGTTTAAGGACCTTCTTGTTTCCATTTACATGGATCATCGAACCATCGGCAGAAAAggtcttcttcatctcttgcatGACTTCTGATGAAAGAATCAAGTCGAACGTGTgcccctccgttggaagttcaaagaactccgcatatacaGTTTCATCGAAAGAAAATTTCAcgccgttgacggttgctacgatggattcacccaccatagttgcagatttgaagaactcgcgaacttctttctCATAGAATATTAAAGGACCACCGATATACTTCCTCAatccagaatattctagggttctgaacatatccaccacttccggctgatcgaaagtgtagactGGTGGAAAGTCCACCTACAAAGTACAATGACCGAGATTGAttttcttgttcaccatttttgaaggaatatgaacagacacaagatttcagagaattttagagagagaaatgcaaagaaatccagggttcttaaggattttgaaagatgaaaagctttcaaattcatgcaAGGATATCCATATATAGACAGAGAAAAGATATGTAgaataaccgtcacttttcttaaggttatggcccatcaataaatgttagacgtcatttttcaaggagtcatcattagaagtgagggtatatcagtcattttctctaaacttgaaagacacgtgtcttcatgttagtaagagatgactgtttaatgttttgagcgagaaaaataaatagatcTCAACGTGGGACAATTGTCCTTGaccagtctaatcggcacgtagttaaacgtttttcttactgcataaatccatataactaaacgtctattagacggatgggtctattagacacatacgtctaattccgtgttgtataaaaatccgtctaatgtctattagacgtgtatgtctaatTCCACATGAACACCACGTgctagacgtgtgtttgattaaaCGTGAGcttcctcttgctcatgacgtaaaacgtctaacgtctattagacgtatccgtctaatcgcgtaggtTTAAAACCTCAACAtgtagacttagatgtatagattttgagcaaaaatacTTCTAAGTACAAGCCATTTCTTTTAGACACtcttgtctaatagaccgattaagaatattcgtctagagagtatccttactttcaaaataattttccctctcattttgtatatGGACAGAAAAGCATAAGAGACAGTTTTTGTGGTCCAAGGACCGAAAAAATTTTTAACAactaaaaacatttaatctactagaatggcaaaagccattgttgatcttccaggctgtgtactcaaaagagtattcttcttgcttccttcctgcaatcctcctgcatcacctacaaaagaaactatttacacattttggtacccatattcaattgggtcctcgatcaattagtcccttaggaatccatatttgagttattctgatggatttcccattttgtgttgtgattaatgcataagattttgacttagcagatgacttccttcTAGCCACTGATgccttaacttttgaagaagactttcttttaaaactccttggcttagagtcaggttttagattgccagacttattagctgtttctagcttattcttaagccaactaacagtcggcggaacataaattatttcatttttgaaagcaacttcttcatgaataggatcagatacAATGTCAGTCATAtttcctttgacaaagcttattggcttaaacttgtcagatGAGTtagactttttgcatgacaggttagggtcattgctgtcaaatcccaatctggatctagatccagcaggttttaacttgctgatctgatatttgacagcttctccggaccttgtccatgcacaaacaacatagtttaaccttttgttttcatatgaaagagtttgaatctattctttgagcatctcattctcagatgagatttcttcaatcttcttttcaaaaacatttgactcttcagtttgaaacagatttggtttgtttacttctggtgaagatttagtttcatttagagattttgtcagctttctgtactcgatgaccatgtcatctagtgcagctaccagttgttcccttgaaaatctttcggaagagaagtcaaatacctcagtctcctgagtcctttcttcatcttctctttccatgaagcaggccacctcttcttcatcactttcactggatgagaagtaggaATCACGGTTTCTTCGTTTGTTTTTCccgtcacctgccataagagccttcagctcttttccatcatccttggcatcttcacgtttcagcttccggcattccgatgcataatgacctttaataccacatttaaaacaagtaacattagctttagattttttattgtcattagaatttgaagagtttgagttagagttgctcttcttcatgaagtctccaaacttcttcacaaagagagacatggcatcgttGCTCAACTGccgagctgccatcttcacatccggagcggttggtggctcttcagcagtcaccagcgccttggcaatgataacagatgtgggttgatcttcttccatcctacagttcagctcgaactcataggccttgagatcagcaaagagatcaaagagagagatcttgttaagatctttggattctctcatcgccattgtctttatgtctcattcccttggaagagcacgcatgaccttgataacAAGCTctctgttgctataggtcttgcctaggatggacagggaggagacaatcttgctgaatctggtgtcgaaatcgttcattgttccaccaggacgcatcttgaagttatcAAAAtgctgagtggcaaccatgatcatGTTTTCCTtagtttgctcgttgccctcacacagttgggtgagtctgtcccagacctctttggcagtatcgcattcaataatgtagttgaacatgctgtcatcaagagatctgtacagaacatcaagagccatattgttgaggttgttttgcctcttttcatcagcagtcCAATCatccttctccttatcaatcttgataggaccttctatgacaacactccacatgtcgtcatgaagagaagaaaggtgagcacgaactcttttcttccacacaatgtagttttctcgagagaaggttggaatagctgtagcactggcatctttggttatgatCGACATTTTTAAGGAagagcttgagaatagaaacagggttctgataccaattgataggatcggctttatcgatagagatggggtctgtctattgatgaaggcttatgaaaaacggtttgaaagaaatcctattagggttTTTATccgctttctattctatgcaaacacttgtaaacacttgaaacagattcaaggcggaattgtttacttgggtttgaagctcaagatgaaaagtgaaaagatgacaaaaatgaaagaacacagcagtttgtttatggatgttcggaaaaactctcctacgtcaccccttcttccaaccaccggaaggattcactataatatgattagaatcaaatacagtttgcacacacttagctcactattgaacagaacacactctgttcaatttacaagatgaagaatatcactcagttaaaggtgtttttgattctagctctctcttgattcacacacagtacaatcaggaaagtaGCTTCACAataaaggcttgatttctctctctagaatagCAAGCAGGATTGTAGATTAACTCTTTGTAAAAACTGGCAGTTCGTAAGGTTGAttgttcgttgtccttgagatttgataaatactgggcaaAGGCTAActgtcgaatcttttagaatgatacgtggcactcttccattggaaagcctccattgtacagagcaggttctgagcacaaggatcgtgaccgtacaccactggtagtgcgccgaatattccatcagagatgtacctgaaaaacaagtaatataaggaaaattctcttatgtggcattcgttggttggttgcatatagctgttatactgatcttcactagaaagtggagcaggagtagggtacaactatagcacgagggtaggcgggtgctagattcaagcatactgcttaagcttagcattagacgtatttcagttagatgacatcgtctaatgaaatcaaacatccacGTTTAATAACAGAGTacattagaccgcctagtctaatggaattagacttacgtctaattacaatcacttcaaactaatctaaaggagttagacttacgtctaactttcaccaattagattacacgtctaattattacaaaccattagactgcacgtctaactccactgagttagactgcacgtctaattccggttcaacctcagactaatctgaaggagttagacttacgtctaactttcactaattagactacacgtctaatctttcactaaccattagactgcacgtctaactccactaagttagactgcacgtctaattctggttctacctaagacttgtctgaaggagttagacttacgtctaactttcacattcttatagactgcacgtataactccgctgagttagactgcacgtctaattccaaatacattagactgcacgtctaacttcgctgagttagactgcacgtctaattccaaatatattagactgcacgtctaactccgctgagttaaactgcacgtctaattccacaaatatattagactgcacgtctaactccactgagttagactgcacgtctaattccgcaaatatattagactacacgtctaactccactgagttagactgcacgtctaattccgcaaatatattagactgcacgtctaactccactgagttagattgcacgtctaattccgtagaTCTATTAGACCACACTTCTAATTCCATAGAtctattagaccacacgtctaattcagtgcatctaatgccaaaatcggtctaatgagcctcattagagccaagtcttatcgaaatatgatttcgatacacctgcatcaaaacgcataagtcatttcatcatcaaaattctaatggttaaattattttaacacttagtcaaaataatttgacccaacatattttTCTTGAGGATTGTTTCGGATGTTGTCTTGGTGTATCTGTACTCTTCTTGAAGAGCTTCTTAAAGGACATTGATTCTATAAATGGTTTCAGATGCAGATCATTTCCGTTGTCTATCATTAAGATAGCTCGGAATTCTTCTATGGTTGGGCACAAATGCATTTCTCCCACAAAGTATATCCGTCCCATAAGGCTCCACCTCCTTTGCATTTGAATCATGAAGGTATGATTTATCTTGAAGTTTATGAACCTCAAGATAGGGGTTAGTCCATAGATCCCATGGTTCCACTCATTTTCATAGAAACTATCGATCCATGGGACAAGTGCGACATCCTTCAGCATGGATATCGTCTAAGATTggaaatttaaaacatttacaaaaaaatgtttgttttgaaGAAGGAACATGTTTGAGATGTCAATTAGACAATGCATgtatacacataatacatatatagcaGTCACATAAGGGTTGTAGTGACGAGGTTTTGGTTGTTTGGGCACGATAAACACCGACTTGGTGAGAGTATTCATGTTTTTGGTGCTAAGGAAaatcataagagagtatcaTTCACTAATAATGGATGGGATAAAAGCACCGCCATAAATCAAggaatatcaactcaattgggAATTTTCCCCACCTCCACAATTCTTATGTCTTATCAGACGACTCATCGCCAAAAGTTGGGGTCGATCCCTTAcattctagtttttcctctcgCAACATCACTTGTTTTGTAGCAAGTTGTCATTCCTCATTGACAATATTTGCACATATGTGTAGAAGTACCGAATTCAATCGTGTACTTCTTTGCAAGTAATGTGAGGGTGATGTACACTTTGTAGGTAAATGCATTTAATAGGATAAAATCTATGCATCTCTAAGGTGTTGTACATTTCGAGATATGCCTATTGAGTAGAAAATGTGATACA
This is a stretch of genomic DNA from Impatiens glandulifera chromosome 4, dImpGla2.1, whole genome shotgun sequence. It encodes these proteins:
- the LOC124935134 gene encoding uncharacterized abhydrolase domain-containing protein DDB_G0269086-like; translation: MEHLGVPVGEPEPINSPRVFSTLTVASTLIRMKNNMECASGASSFQTGGKSSARSKQSSAYVMSIRAKRLKTMNESEASSSSLKSSTKKDSELVDSRLRQGPGVLAATPMSSLSSPATILRKTSRSSVSKEKKTKAPRASKSLKVTSSKSLATVPKLDVPVVEQDESVFSPLKETSEGPVVESVGPNIENANRIESHVAQPDQVAVGATESAQPEQGVVLTLVASESAEKDSLVAGKVTRVELPAELEPRPAPKPVEVVGKGKDIATPVPEEVSEATGIVDLVLDQVKFITAEKLTFFESWSLERLSSKYNETLSNSALTREWKKRVANEKKVLKWAKTSEVAEALKKKDLVEACLCGRALFSILEARKANFNPVEKGSEIEVKVLKRLDDIMDNYVSVASRYVHGANCSGAKPFDDDEPMDILDADDDADELDDALLFEFGNLSAEEIHILDQPIQENPHEEEVIVQEPKQALETNEEEVIEEDVIEEAAQAPIEENSVISPVLRTEEAQEKVVEVTQPEIIISDGDPSKDKDVEEESSSSEEEQDQYASYARPLLFPNTIVGSVHENVNNPLHYSGDLYERFQRAEKGKY